In Mycoplasmopsis fermentans PG18, one genomic interval encodes:
- a CDS encoding MAGa4850 family ICE element protein — translation MSYTGNFDTFSTFFQNYGLNYDKLESEKKQIIINKKLLPEKTANSKISETKTESLFKKISSKSLFEKMWKSKKYLNFADKALIFLSTLFKMKITISKRIFDELVSMNSKVCFYVYIFLIYSGARRKFVELTGLMKYGFARSSLFFAYKKLLKSKLIKTINKNDSWYTNFTFVKLTYKNWKTKKEQYYYLKNEEVWRLSLISSLKFIPKFLFLTYKSKKVSKNKYEVNTDNKVLINNKFLNLSKNQGYVFFKSVVAVLGIDVISSDLQAFEYVREYDLNSHSFKCFRWLVMRI, via the coding sequence ATGTCTTATACAGGAAATTTTGATACTTTTTCAACATTCTTTCAAAACTATGGATTAAATTATGACAAGTTAGAATCAGAAAAAAAACAAATAATAATTAATAAAAAATTATTACCAGAGAAAACGGCAAATTCTAAAATTTCTGAAACTAAAACTGAATCTTTGTTCAAAAAGATTAGTTCAAAATCTTTATTTGAAAAAATGTGAAAGAGTAAAAAGTATTTAAATTTTGCTGATAAGGCATTGATTTTTTTATCTACTCTATTCAAAATGAAAATAACAATATCAAAAAGAATTTTTGATGAATTAGTATCAATGAATTCAAAGGTATGTTTTTATGTTTATATTTTTTTGATATATTCAGGAGCTAGAAGAAAATTTGTAGAATTAACAGGATTAATGAAATATGGTTTTGCTAGAAGTTCATTATTTTTTGCATACAAAAAATTGCTTAAAAGTAAATTGATTAAAACCATCAACAAAAACGATTCTTGATATACAAATTTTACTTTTGTAAAATTAACTTATAAAAATTGAAAAACTAAAAAAGAACAATATTATTACTTAAAAAATGAAGAGGTTTGAAGATTATCTTTAATCTCATCATTGAAATTTATACCTAAATTTTTGTTTTTAACATATAAGTCTAAAAAAGTGTCTAAAAACAAATATGAAGTAAATACTGATAATAAAGTTTTAATTAATAATAAGTTTTTAAATTTGTCAAAAAATCAAGGCTATGTCTTTTTTAAATCAGTTGTTGCTGTTCTTGGAATTGATGTAATTAGCTCAGATTTACAAGCTTTCGAATATGTTAGAGAATATGACCTTAATTCACATTCTTTTAAATGCTTTCGTTGGCTAGTTATGAGAATATAA
- a CDS encoding HpyAIV family type II restriction enzyme: protein MEYSQFETELKRALTNDATSKLIKEIINKPFNFVSPTNPFDVKTKIKQSFLKHQERIYEKFIQYCAKRLITQYGFSLQRSNFRYNLPLKEGQHLGDIPEQVIINASFIFRLNNNSTKDEPTDMFVVYLRKRDCYSHKAMKKTCENIIKQLEALKIIYPKMNIKGALWFLDNDYIKNIRLFNNFYYEQVDLRPYYGADFFEILDKKEDWLKIESFIKKFKENNQNYFSKMPDLDQSDEALRALLYLEKSEWTKLNSNKEIYRNIKENIFNLNDKNSNLFKAIAKRNKSY from the coding sequence ATGGAATATAGTCAATTTGAAACAGAACTTAAAAGAGCCTTAACAAATGATGCCACATCAAAACTTATAAAAGAAATAATCAATAAACCTTTTAATTTTGTTTCACCAACCAACCCATTTGATGTTAAAACTAAAATTAAACAATCATTTTTGAAGCATCAAGAAAGAATTTATGAAAAATTTATTCAATATTGTGCTAAACGTTTAATTACTCAATATGGTTTTAGTTTACAAAGAAGTAATTTTAGATACAATTTGCCTCTTAAAGAGGGACAACACTTAGGAGACATTCCTGAACAAGTAATAATCAATGCATCTTTCATTTTTAGATTGAATAATAATTCAACAAAAGATGAACCAACAGATATGTTTGTTGTTTATTTAAGAAAGAGAGATTGCTATTCACATAAAGCAATGAAAAAAACTTGTGAGAATATCATTAAACAATTAGAAGCCTTAAAAATTATTTACCCAAAAATGAATATTAAGGGTGCTTTATGATTTTTAGATAATGATTATATAAAGAATATTAGATTATTTAATAATTTTTATTATGAACAAGTAGACTTAAGACCTTATTATGGAGCTGATTTCTTTGAAATATTAGATAAAAAAGAAGATTGATTAAAGATAGAAAGTTTTATAAAAAAATTTAAAGAAAACAATCAAAATTATTTTTCGAAAATGCCAGATTTAGATCAATCAGATGAAGCACTTAGAGCATTGCTTTATTTGGAAAAGTCAGAATGAACCAAATTAAATTCAAATAAAGAAATTTATAGAAATATTAAAGAAAATATTTTCAATTTAAATGATAAAAATTCTAATTTATTCAAAGCAATTGCAAAAAGGAACAAATCTTATTAA
- a CDS encoding DNA processing protein smf encodes MKELIIYLSWKYEGNIWKIYEFLKTYKTVAQAKIDEVLNELKQKGIKYITAFDDNFPEILKNYRYSPYVLFYKGNIKILKLLETQNKNEVFIEWDFENKKILFTSLNSKGKSKIIYILDCGFNHLNKKINYKKELYITQFPFQTLPSKINQESSEKLLNCLFTA; translated from the coding sequence ATGAAAGAATTAATAATTTATTTAAGTTGAAAATATGAAGGAAATATTTGAAAAATTTATGAATTTTTAAAAACTTACAAAACAGTTGCTCAAGCTAAAATAGATGAAGTATTAAATGAACTAAAACAAAAAGGCATTAAGTATATAACAGCTTTTGATGATAATTTTCCAGAAATATTAAAAAATTATCGCTATTCACCATATGTTCTTTTTTATAAAGGCAATATTAAGATTTTGAAGTTACTGGAAACTCAAAACAAAAATGAAGTTTTCATAGAATGAGATTTTGAAAATAAAAAAATTTTATTCACATCATTAAATAGTAAAGGTAAATCTAAAATCATTTACATACTAGATTGTGGATTTAATCATCTTAACAAAAAAATTAATTATAAAAAAGAGTTGTATATCACACAATTTCCATTTCAAACATTGCCTAGCAAAATTAATCAAGAATCAAGTGAAAAATTATTAAATTGTTTATTTACTGCATAA
- the ruvA gene encoding Holliday junction branch migration protein RuvA: MVLYRKGKIVYKDGKNLIFESDNVGYYVTFPDNKRIKLNQELKMCLYEIKNDFTWSLYGFKELEERKLFADLLNLNGIGPRVAFNVLNVGFDKAINLIRDGNIEEIAKIEYINPRIARIIVEELKEKLSSKSKDVKKLKLCLKIM, from the coding sequence ATGGTTTTATATAGAAAAGGAAAAATAGTTTACAAAGATGGAAAAAATCTAATTTTTGAATCAGATAATGTTGGATACTATGTTACGTTTCCAGATAACAAAAGGATTAAATTAAATCAAGAATTAAAAATGTGTTTATATGAAATTAAAAATGATTTTACTTGATCTTTATATGGTTTTAAAGAATTAGAAGAAAGAAAATTATTTGCTGATTTACTTAATTTAAATGGCATTGGTCCTAGAGTAGCATTTAATGTTTTAAATGTTGGATTTGATAAAGCTATAAATTTAATTAGAGATGGCAACATTGAAGAGATTGCAAAAATTGAATATATTAATCCAAGAATTGCAAGAATAATTGTTGAAGAATTAAAAGAAAAATTATCATCAAAATCAAAAGACGTTAAAAAGTTAAAACTATGTTTGAAAATTATGTAA
- a CDS encoding RuvA C-terminal domain-containing protein, which translates to MFENYVTTYKSSKEINETLKMLGFKDSLIDDVVRKINLNQDIEFSLEEAIKLMSDKPKTL; encoded by the coding sequence ATGTTTGAAAATTATGTAACAACATATAAATCATCAAAAGAAATCAATGAAACTTTGAAAATGTTAGGTTTTAAAGACTCTCTTATTGATGATGTAGTAAGAAAAATCAATTTAAATCAAGACATAGAATTTTCACTAGAAGAAGCAATTAAATTAATGTCTGATAAACCAAAAACACTATAA
- a CDS encoding Holliday junction DNA helicase RuvB, with amino-acid sequence MYNLTPINFKEFRGQKDLIKSLIILLQESKKIPNMIFVAPKGYGKYSLANIISQFKDRSLQPITSNNIVDEFELLNILANLKNNAILFIEDINKLKPELKKLLFDIYNSINLDKVEKICYSNKRFKIKNFSIIGTINSSNQIDSSKWEGFKIFNLKKYSLNNLNQIINYNRLKTNFKLGNSLVEYILNNCNNNPGILNEVYLKAIDYFAIKNKEMNLKQLKKLLNKTNKKYEKIN; translated from the coding sequence ATGTATAATTTAACACCAATAAATTTTAAAGAGTTTAGAGGACAAAAAGATTTAATAAAATCATTGATTATATTGCTTCAAGAAAGTAAAAAAATTCCAAATATGATTTTTGTTGCTCCAAAGGGATATGGCAAATATTCTTTAGCGAATATAATTTCTCAATTTAAGGATAGAAGTTTGCAACCTATAACTAGTAATAATATTGTTGATGAATTTGAACTGTTAAACATACTAGCAAATTTAAAAAATAATGCAATCTTATTCATTGAAGATATTAATAAATTAAAACCAGAGCTCAAAAAATTATTATTTGATATTTATAACTCGATAAATCTAGATAAAGTTGAAAAAATATGTTATTCAAACAAGCGTTTTAAGATTAAAAATTTTTCGATTATAGGGACAATAAATTCTTCAAATCAAATTGATTCCTCAAAATGAGAAGGCTTTAAAATATTCAATTTAAAAAAGTATTCTTTAAATAATCTTAATCAAATTATTAATTACAATAGGCTAAAAACTAATTTTAAATTAGGCAATAGTCTTGTTGAATATATTCTCAATAATTGTAATAATAATCCTGGAATATTAAATGAAGTGTATTTGAAAGCTATTGATTATTTTGCAATAAAGAATAAAGAAATGAATTTAAAACAATTAAAAAAATTATTAAATAAAACAAACAAAAAATATGAGAAAATCAATTAA
- a CDS encoding DNA methyltransferase — MRKSIKFFKDIDKKMFICEANLNKEYSPNSFNSISSYLAMFPVELPLYFIKKYTKENDTVMDNFSGRGTTAYASRKLNRKFVGNDLNPYAFVLSKSKLINISNIEKIEKRIKELKNKYLLLPRSINITSEKYNDLKVFYSDFTLKQLIFLKNEIGINWKNNKDIDNLILALSLGLMHGPMKKDGTTIYFSLNMPNTISMSTNYVKKYSEINKLTKPNVDIFDNLIKRLKIKWEIFLSKNYESIFKYWNSLNSLNFLKNNSVDLVITSPPYLSLVDYTKSNWLRLWLLGFEKNNLKKEIKLSDSLDLKEYTNFIKKYLINISSKLKPKAKVCLVIGDVYDFELIENIWKEIKNEVPYSFLEVGIDTNTNNFKTSKLLNSRKGKATKVEKILILEKQN; from the coding sequence ATGAGAAAATCAATTAAGTTTTTTAAAGATATAGATAAAAAAATGTTTATTTGTGAAGCAAATTTAAACAAGGAATACAGTCCTAATAGTTTTAATTCAATATCTTCTTATTTAGCTATGTTTCCTGTTGAATTACCGTTATATTTTATAAAAAAATATACCAAGGAAAATGATACAGTTATGGATAACTTTTCAGGAAGAGGCACAACAGCTTATGCATCAAGAAAATTAAATAGAAAATTTGTAGGTAATGATTTAAACCCTTATGCATTTGTATTGTCAAAATCCAAACTTATAAATATATCAAATATAGAAAAGATTGAAAAACGAATAAAAGAATTAAAAAACAAGTATTTGCTTTTGCCAAGGTCTATAAATATAACGAGTGAAAAATATAATGATTTAAAAGTTTTTTATAGTGATTTTACACTTAAACAACTAATTTTTCTAAAAAATGAAATTGGCATTAATTGGAAAAATAACAAAGATATTGATAATTTGATACTTGCATTATCATTAGGACTTATGCACGGTCCAATGAAAAAAGATGGTACAACAATTTATTTTTCGTTAAATATGCCAAATACTATTTCAATGTCTACAAATTATGTTAAAAAATATTCTGAAATAAATAAATTAACTAAACCTAATGTTGACATATTCGATAATTTAATTAAAAGATTAAAAATTAAATGAGAAATTTTTCTATCTAAAAATTATGAGTCCATTTTTAAATATTGAAATTCATTAAATAGTTTAAATTTTTTAAAAAATAATAGTGTTGATTTAGTTATTACTTCACCACCCTATTTATCTTTAGTCGATTACACAAAAAGCAATTGATTAAGACTTTGATTATTAGGATTTGAAAAAAATAATTTAAAAAAAGAAATCAAACTTTCAGATTCGCTTGACTTAAAAGAATACACAAATTTTATAAAAAAATACTTAATAAATATTTCATCTAAATTAAAACCAAAAGCTAAAGTTTGTTTAGTAATTGGTGATGTTTATGATTTTGAATTAATAGAAAACATTTGAAAAGAAATTAAAAATGAAGTTCCTTATTCATTCCTAGAAGTAGGAATTGATACCAATACAAATAATTTTAAAACTTCTAAATTGCTTAATTCTCGTAAGGGCAAAGCAACTAAAGTTGAAAAAATTCTAATATTAGAAAAACAAAATTAA
- a CDS encoding HpyAIV family type II restriction enzyme: MTYNKFKEKLLDVFKSRRVKSLIDLIMRKPNKFLSKSKPYNSKEIINLEYYRLQNVEYFKFLKEEIKNVLKENKYTIEKTTAKDINTILKGKEYKNIEVPINFDFIFRKNGDTSCLTVLWIRKSDGKYPKKRYEIAYSLSKQLELIKYCFDEKIILKGAVVFINDFENKNPDNFLIRKYDSDNGMDKNWVSCYYDKDFFEKYNSLKSWNDLMTYSTNFKKEFKNLFIKGIDFDKDKNVFEIFKKINKIKFYNFLFKDDSKLEQIRQYIFSNDKNSNRLKLLRYWKENSDKRRKEKNEKI, encoded by the coding sequence ATGACATACAATAAATTCAAAGAAAAATTATTAGATGTTTTTAAATCAAGAAGAGTCAAAAGTTTAATTGATTTGATTATGAGAAAACCAAATAAATTTTTATCTAAATCTAAACCTTATAATAGTAAAGAAATTATAAATTTAGAATATTATAGACTTCAAAATGTTGAGTACTTCAAGTTTTTAAAAGAAGAAATTAAAAATGTGTTAAAAGAAAACAAATATACTATTGAAAAAACAACTGCCAAAGATATAAATACAATTTTAAAAGGCAAGGAATATAAAAACATAGAAGTGCCAATTAACTTTGATTTTATTTTTAGAAAAAATGGTGATACTTCTTGCTTAACTGTGTTATGAATCAGAAAAAGTGATGGTAAATATCCTAAGAAAAGATATGAAATAGCTTATAGCTTATCAAAGCAATTAGAACTTATTAAATACTGTTTTGATGAAAAAATAATATTAAAAGGTGCTGTCGTTTTCATAAATGATTTTGAAAATAAAAATCCAGATAACTTTTTAATTCGAAAATATGATTCAGACAATGGAATGGACAAAAATTGAGTAAGTTGCTATTATGATAAAGATTTTTTTGAAAAATATAATTCTTTAAAATCTTGAAATGATTTAATGACATATTCAACTAATTTCAAAAAAGAATTTAAAAACTTATTTATTAAAGGAATTGATTTTGATAAAGATAAAAATGTTTTTGAAATCTTTAAAAAAATAAACAAAATCAAATTTTACAATTTCCTTTTTAAAGATGATTCTAAATTAGAACAAATTAGACAATATATATTTTCAAATGATAAAAACTCCAATAGATTAAAACTTTTAAGATATTGAAAAGAAAATTCTGACAAAAGAAGAAAGGAAAAAAATGAAAAAATTTAG
- a CDS encoding DUF4116 domain-containing protein — MKKFRYYTDRESLLKAVTNDGMRIEYCLPEFKNDKEIVLKAVKNNGRAYYYSSQELQKDDDVIKASFIQSGDTKIFDNFSDKCKNNKKMILKLIERNPYIFRYLPDSLKKDLNVCFKAFNIHPAVIKLAPDEILKNQSLILRLIKNKEWILKYCGELNSNKKFMVKAVSVNEKCLKFVSEDLKNDKDFIFKISKNL; from the coding sequence ATGAAAAAATTTAGATATTATACAGACAGAGAAAGTTTACTAAAAGCTGTCACAAATGATGGAATGAGAATTGAGTATTGTCTTCCAGAATTTAAAAATGATAAAGAAATAGTGTTAAAAGCTGTAAAAAATAATGGAAGAGCTTATTACTATTCATCTCAAGAATTACAAAAAGATGATGATGTTATAAAAGCTTCTTTTATTCAATCAGGAGATACAAAAATTTTTGATAATTTTTCTGATAAATGTAAAAACAATAAAAAAATGATTTTAAAATTGATAGAAAGAAATCCATATATTTTCAGGTATTTACCTGATTCACTTAAAAAAGATTTAAATGTCTGTTTTAAAGCTTTTAATATTCACCCGGCAGTTATTAAATTAGCACCAGATGAAATTTTAAAGAATCAAAGCTTAATTTTAAGATTAATCAAGAACAAAGAATGAATACTAAAATATTGTGGTGAATTAAATTCTAATAAAAAATTTATGGTTAAAGCTGTAAGTGTAAATGAAAAATGCTTGAAATTTGTTAGTGAAGATTTAAAAAACGATAAAGATTTTATCTTTAAAATAAGCAAAAATCTATAA
- a CDS encoding Mbov_0396 family ICE element transmembrane protein, which yields MFKDLFWWLLFKLYQAPWFILIGLPLFIINSLSKLINFVSFDFLNLMIFGKPLSNINSYEDLKVLPGAFIGIAIFSICLFFIILAISAFKLSYNKSKESFQSFKASLKAIIPNLVFIIVIPILIWVFTFFAKYGINVLNTVISGGQETNELGNLIYQSVAPEPRFIDPFSITFEEFMKDELSLLNSNMGSLFLNSFIAIFALYIVGNITINISINVYQAFFLFIQAPLISVVSIEDGGKKLKVWKQQFFSKMLAIMILNLSISFMVLFFSGASKIIKPMSDATGIDSGICALIVYTGALITSLSLNKVMFGIFGVEYTSYLGKFTKKLAAKATKKISKRKSNSKNNSSSEPETTSQTDYHPTGNAKNAELIIIMQNNNQTKKPETTPQTIGAAKKAKKPETLNDWKKELASTQKQMDQLSKTLRGEKDLKKTSEISKELSELIENESSIKRIITSMERKK from the coding sequence ATGTTTAAAGACCTTTTTTGATGGCTTTTATTTAAATTATATCAAGCCCCTTGATTTATATTAATTGGTTTACCCTTATTTATTATTAATAGTTTATCAAAATTAATTAATTTTGTTTCTTTTGATTTTCTTAATTTAATGATTTTTGGTAAACCACTTTCTAATATTAATAGTTATGAAGATTTAAAGGTATTGCCTGGTGCATTTATTGGCATAGCTATATTTAGCATTTGTTTATTTTTTATAATCTTAGCAATTAGTGCTTTTAAGCTTTCTTATAATAAAAGTAAAGAAAGCTTTCAATCATTTAAAGCAAGTTTGAAAGCTATAATACCTAATTTAGTTTTTATAATAGTAATACCAATTTTAATTTGAGTATTTACATTTTTTGCAAAATATGGCATTAATGTATTAAACACTGTAATTAGTGGTGGTCAAGAAACAAATGAACTTGGTAATTTAATTTATCAATCAGTTGCTCCTGAGCCTAGATTTATCGATCCATTTTCGATTACTTTTGAAGAATTTATGAAAGATGAGTTGAGTCTATTAAATTCAAATATGGGGAGCTTATTTTTAAATAGCTTCATAGCTATTTTTGCTTTATATATTGTTGGCAATATAACAATCAATATAAGTATCAATGTTTATCAAGCTTTTTTCTTATTTATTCAAGCTCCTTTAATTAGTGTTGTTTCTATTGAAGATGGTGGTAAAAAATTAAAAGTTTGAAAACAACAATTCTTTTCAAAAATGTTAGCAATTATGATTTTGAATTTATCAATTTCGTTTATGGTCTTATTTTTTAGTGGCGCATCAAAAATCATTAAGCCTATGTCAGATGCAACAGGTATTGATAGTGGCATTTGTGCCTTGATTGTTTACACAGGTGCATTAATTACTTCATTATCATTAAATAAAGTTATGTTTGGCATATTCGGAGTTGAATATACAAGTTATCTAGGGAAATTTACCAAAAAATTAGCTGCAAAAGCAACAAAAAAAATTTCAAAACGTAAATCTAATTCAAAGAATAATTCATCTTCAGAACCTGAAACCACTTCGCAAACAGATTATCATCCTACAGGGAACGCAAAAAATGCTGAGTTGATTATAATAATGCAAAATAATAATCAAACAAAAAAACCAGAAACCACTCCACAGACTATAGGTGCCGCAAAAAAAGCTAAAAAACCCGAAACTCTAAATGACTGAAAAAAAGAATTAGCAAGTACACAAAAACAAATGGATCAATTGTCTAAAACTCTTCGAGGTGAAAAAGACCTTAAAAAAACATCCGAAATAAGCAAAGAATTAAGTGAGTTAATTGAAAATGAATCATCCATTAAAAGAATAATAACAAGCATGGAAAGGAAAAAATAA